The nucleotide sequence TGATGTCAAAAGTGGTTTAAGCTTATTCGAAGCTCTTGGAAAGCACCCGAATGTCTTTTCGAAGCTTTATGTCAACATGATCCGCGCTGCCGAATTAGGAGGCATCCTCGATAAAATTCTTGATCGCTTGTCCCAATTCCTCGAAAAAGAAATGGAAATCAAGACCAAGATCAAGTCAGCGATGATGTACCCAGTCCTAGTTTTATTCTTTTCTACTAGTATGTTATTTGCTATCTTTGCATTCGTCCTGCCCAAATTTAAGGAAATTTTCGCGGGCATGGATGTAGAAATGCCGGCGATAACCTCTACCCTCTTCAGCATAGGCGATGTATTCGCTAAAATTTGGTGGCTGGTAATAATTGCCGCCATAGGGCTATTTATAGGGTTTAAATTCTATATAAAGACACCTGCCGGTCACTACCAGTTCGATATGGTTAAACTCAAGTTGCCCATTATGGGTGACCTTACTCTGAAACTTTCTGTAGCTCGCTTCTCGCGAACCTTTGGAACTTTGATAGCCAGCGGTGTGCCTACGATGCGCTCACTTGAAATCGTTGGTGAGACTTCGGGAAACGCTGTCATCTCATTGGCTATTGACCAAACACGAAATAGCCTTCGCGAGGGATCGAAGCTCAGTACTCCACTTGCAGAAAGCGGATTGTTCCCATCAATGGTTACACATATGATTGATGTGGGCGAAGAATCAGGCCGTCTGAGTGATATGCTCGTAAAGGTTGCTGACTTTTATGAGCAGGAAGTCGATGCCGCAGTCAAGGGGCTAACCTCGATGATCGAGCCTTTGCTCATCATGTTCATGGGCGGAATGGTTGGCTTTATCGCTCTGGCAGTAATGATGCCGCTATTCAAACTCGTAAGCTCTGTGAACTAAACGCCTCAGGTATTTAGTTCGGTATAAAAAAATAGTTTGGGGGGTTATACCCCCCAAACATAAAAAGCGGGATATCCCGCAATCGTAACCTTTAATTGGTGGCATGGATGCTGCCATTATCCTGGCAAAGATGGAACGG is from bacterium and encodes:
- a CDS encoding type II secretion system F family protein yields the protein DVKSGLSLFEALGKHPNVFSKLYVNMIRAAELGGILDKILDRLSQFLEKEMEIKTKIKSAMMYPVLVLFFSTSMLFAIFAFVLPKFKEIFAGMDVEMPAITSTLFSIGDVFAKIWWLVIIAAIGLFIGFKFYIKTPAGHYQFDMVKLKLPIMGDLTLKLSVARFSRTFGTLIASGVPTMRSLEIVGETSGNAVISLAIDQTRNSLREGSKLSTPLAESGLFPSMVTHMIDVGEESGRLSDMLVKVADFYEQEVDAAVKGLTSMIEPLLIMFMGGMVGFIALAVMMPLFKLVSSVN